One genomic region from Streptomyces sp. NBC_01304 encodes:
- the fabI gene encoding enoyl-ACP reductase FabI, with the protein MSGILDGKRILISGVLMESSIAFHTAKLAQEQGAEIILTAFPRPTLTERIAKKLPKPAKVIELDVSNDEHLARLEGLVRDELGGLDGVVHSIGFAPQDALGGNFLNTPFESVATAMHISAFSLKSLTMACLPLMNEGGSVVGLTFDAQYAWPQYDWMGPAKAALEATSRYMARDLGKQNIRCNLISAGPIGSMAAKSIPGFSELASVWDNRSPLEWDLADPEPAGKGVVALLSDWFPKTTGEIIHVDGGLHAVGA; encoded by the coding sequence ATGAGCGGAATTCTCGACGGCAAGCGCATCCTGATCAGCGGTGTGCTCATGGAGTCGTCCATCGCCTTCCACACCGCCAAGCTGGCGCAGGAGCAGGGCGCGGAGATCATCCTCACCGCCTTCCCGCGGCCCACGCTCACCGAGCGCATCGCCAAGAAGCTGCCCAAGCCTGCCAAGGTCATCGAGCTGGACGTCTCCAACGACGAGCACCTCGCCCGCCTCGAAGGCCTGGTCCGTGACGAGCTCGGCGGCCTGGACGGCGTCGTCCACTCCATCGGCTTCGCCCCGCAGGACGCGCTCGGCGGCAACTTCCTGAACACGCCGTTCGAGTCCGTCGCCACGGCCATGCACATCTCGGCGTTCTCCCTGAAGTCGCTGACCATGGCCTGCCTGCCGCTGATGAACGAGGGCGGCTCGGTCGTCGGCCTCACCTTCGACGCGCAGTACGCCTGGCCGCAGTACGACTGGATGGGCCCGGCCAAGGCCGCCCTCGAGGCGACCTCCCGCTACATGGCCCGTGACCTGGGCAAGCAGAACATCCGCTGCAACCTCATCTCGGCGGGCCCGATCGGCTCGATGGCCGCGAAGTCCATCCCGGGCTTCTCGGAGCTCGCGTCGGTGTGGGACAACCGCTCCCCGCTGGAGTGGGACCTCGCCGACCCGGAGCCCGCGGGCAAGGGCGTCGTGGCGCTCCTGTCGGACTGGTTCCCGAAGACCACCGGCGAGATCATCCACGTCGACGGCGGTCTGCACGCCGTGGGTGCCTGA
- a CDS encoding FadR/GntR family transcriptional regulator gives MALTSPRRSALADQVIAELRNQITSGEWPVGTRIPTEPELVEQLGVARNTVREAVRALAHNGLLDIRQGSGTYVVATSELAGVMHRRFADADPRHIAELRSTLESRAAQLAAERRTERELKQLDALLVRREEAWTARERDAFIEADATFHLAVVAAAHNDVLTELYADLGDVLRAWLRDDVDEELSPETHMDHGRLVDAIRDGDAAAAAAEAGGYPFMCRPELFT, from the coding sequence ATGGCCCTCACGTCCCCCCGGCGCTCCGCCCTTGCCGACCAGGTCATCGCCGAGCTGCGGAATCAGATCACTTCCGGCGAGTGGCCGGTCGGCACCCGCATTCCCACGGAGCCGGAGCTGGTCGAGCAGCTGGGCGTCGCGCGCAACACCGTGCGTGAGGCGGTGCGGGCACTCGCGCACAACGGGCTCCTGGACATCCGGCAGGGCTCGGGCACATACGTCGTGGCGACCAGTGAGCTGGCCGGTGTGATGCACCGCCGGTTCGCCGACGCCGACCCCCGGCACATCGCGGAGCTGCGCTCGACGCTGGAGTCCAGGGCGGCGCAGCTGGCGGCCGAGCGGCGCACCGAGCGCGAGCTGAAGCAGTTGGACGCGCTGCTCGTACGGCGCGAGGAGGCCTGGACGGCCCGGGAACGGGACGCCTTCATCGAGGCCGATGCCACCTTCCACCTGGCGGTGGTCGCGGCGGCGCACAACGACGTCCTCACGGAGCTCTACGCGGACCTGGGCGACGTCCTGCGGGCGTGGCTGCGGGACGACGTGGACGAGGAGCTCAGCCCCGAGACGCACATGGACCACGGGCGGCTCGTCGACGCGATCCGCGACGGCGACGCGGCGGCGGCCGCGGCCGAGGCGGGCGGCTATCCGTTCATGTGCCGGCCCGAGCTCTTCACGTAG